DNA from Leucobacter aridicollis:
CGGAGGAGAAGATCCTCGACCGCCTGGCGGAGCAGCTCGCCGAGCAGCCCTACCCGTTCACCACTGCCGCCGAACTGCTCGTGCACAGCGAATCGAACGGGCTGAGCATCGCTGAGGTGATGCTCGCGAACGAGCTCGTGAGTCGCGACGAGGAGGCTGTCCGCGACGGACTCGCCCACATCTGGGATGTGATGGAGGCGTGCAAGAACTCCGCCCTCACCCGCACGGGCGTGCTGCCGGGCGGGCTGAACGTGCGCCGCCGCGCGCCAGAGTGGCACCGCAAGCTGAGCGAACAGGATCCTGATCGCGACCCCGTCTTCTGGCAGGAGTGGATTAACCTCGTTGCCCTCGCCGTGAACGAGGAGAACGCGTCTGGCGGCCGCGTCGTTACCGCGCCGACGAACGGCGCGGCCGGTATCATTCCCGCGGTGCTGTTCTACGCGACGCACTACGCGCCGGGCGCCGCGACCTGGAGCGCGGAAGAGAAGCAGCGCGTCGTCGTCGACTTCCTGCTCGCCGCGGCCGCCGTTGGCGTGCTGTTCAAAGAGCAGGCGTCGATCTCGGGCGCCGAGGTCGGTTGCCAGGGCGAGGTCGGTTCCGCATCGTCGATGGCGGCCGCGGGCCTCGCGCAGATCCTCGGCGGCACGCCGCAGCAGGTCGAGAACGCCGCGGAGATCGCGATGGAGCATAACCTCGGCCTCACGTGCGACCCGATCGGCGGGCTCGTGCAGATCCCGTGCATCGAGCGCAACGCGATCGCGGCGTCGAAGGCGATCAACGCCGCGAAGATGGCGCTCATGGGCGACGGTGAGCACCACGTCACGCTCGACGAGGTCATCATCACGATGCGCGAGACCGGTAAGGACATGAGCGACAAGTACAAGGAGACCGCGCGCGGCGGGCTCGCCGTGAACGTCATCGAGTGCTGAGAACTCGCCCCGCTGAGGGGCGACGCACAGCCGCCGCGGGTACGCTAAACCGGTGACTACCGTTCTCCTCTACGCCCTCGGGATCCTGATCATCGTGCTGCTGCTCGGCATCTCGATCGCGCTGCACGAAATCGGGCATCTGCTCCCCGCCAAGCTCTTTGGCGTGAAGGTGACGCAGTACATGATCGGCTTCGGGCGCACCATCTGGTCACGCAAGAAGGGCGAGACCGAGTACGGCGTGAAGATGCTGCCGCTCGGCGGCTACGTCGCGATGATCGGCATGTATCCGCCGTCGAAGCCGGGGGAGGCGCCGCGCGAGTCCACCACCGGGTTCCTGAACTCGGTCGTCGAAGACGCGCCCGTCAAGGTCGGCAAGAAGCACGGCGAGTCGATCGTCGACGAGATCACGCGGGTTGGGGACGTCGCGCCGGCGGCGCCGAGCGATGCCGGCCCGGGGAACACCGGGCCGAGCGATGCGGACGCCTCGGTAGCAGCTGGGCAGGACGAGACCGAATACCGCCGCGGCCTCGCCGGCTGGGTCGACGAGGCGCGCGACGCGAGCGCGGAGACGATCCCCGATGGGGAGGATCACCGGTCGTTCTACAGGCTCCCCGTCTGGAAGAAGATCATCGTGATGGCGGGCGGGCCGCTCATGAACCTGGTGCTCGCGTTCCTGTTCTTCGGCATCGTGATCTCCGGCTTCGGCGTCGCACAGTCGAGCACGACGCTCGCGCAGGTGAGCGAGTGCCTTGTGCCCGCGGGGAGCACGCAGACGAGCTGCGGGACCGACGACCCGGCGGCGCCAGCCGCGGCCGCTGGGTTGCAGCCAGGGGACACGCTTGTCGCCGTGAACGGGACGAAGATCGAGGACTGGGAGCAGTTCCGCTCGATCGTCGCCTCATCGCCTGGCCTCACCCTGCAGGTCGAGATCGAGCGCAACGGCAAGTCCGACATCATGGCGCTCACGCCCGAGGCGAACGAACGGATCCTCGCGGACAGCAGCGGTAAGGCAGTGCTCAACGAAGACGGCACGCCGAAGACTGAGAGCGTCGGCATGATCGGGGCAACCCCCGGCTCCGAGGTGGTGCAGCGCCCGATCGCCGAGGTACCAGCGTTCGTCGGCGAGAACGTGAAGAACGTCGCCGGGGTCATCGTGAACCTCCCCGCGCGCCTCGTCGACGTCTGGCAGGCTGCCTTCGGTGCGGAGGAACGCGACCCGAACGGCCCGATGGGCGTCGTCGGGATCGGCAGGCTGGCGGGTGAGGTCGTGAGCATGGACGAGGCCCCGCTCGCCGCGCGCGCCCAGTTCATCTTCAGCCTCGCGGGCTCGCTCAACGTGGCGCTGTTCGTGTTCAACCTCGTGCCGCTCATGCCGCTCGACGGCGGGCACATCGCTGGCGCGATCTACGAGGCGATCAAGCGGGGCTGGGCGCGGCTGCGCGGCAAACCCGACCCGGGCCCCGTCGACACGGCGAAGATGGTGCCGGTCACGTTTGTGGTCGTGATCGCCCTCGGTGCGATGAGCCTGCTGCTCATGTACGCCGATATTGTGAAGCCCGTCGCGCTATTCGGCTAACGTTCGGCTGACCCCGGTAGACTCGGTTCCGTGGCAGCAGTGAATTTGGGAATGCCGAAGGTGCCGGAAGTATTGGCACCGCGGCGCAAGACCCGTCAAATCAAGGTCGGCTCAGTCGGCGTGGGCAGTGACTCGCAGATCTCTGTGCAGTCGATGACCACGACTCCGACGACCGACATCAACGGAACGCTCCAGCAGATCGCCGAGCTCACGGCGGCCGGATGCGACATCGTGCGCGTCGCGGTGCCAAGCCAGGACGACGCGGATGTGTTGCACATCATCGCGAAGAAGAGCCAGATTCCGGTGATCGCCGACATCCACTTCCAGCCGCGCTACATCTATGCGGCCATCGATGCCGGGTGCGCCGCGGTTCGCGTGAACCCCGGCAACATCCGCCAGTTCGACGGCAACGTCGGGGCGATCGCGAAGGCCGCCAAGGACGCGGGCGTCTCGCTCAGGATCGGCGTGAACGCCGGCTCCCTCGACCGTCGCCTGCTGCAGAAGTACGGCAAGCCCACCGCCGAGGCGCTCGTCGAGAGCGCCGTCTGGGAGGCGTCGCTCTTCGAAGAGCACGACTTCCACGACTTCAAGATCTCGGTGAAGCACAACGACCCCATCGTCATGACGAAGGCCTACCGGCAGCTCGCTGCCGCCGGCGACTGGCCGCTGCACCTCGGCGTGACCGAGGCCGGTCCCGCGTTCCAGGGCACCATCAAGAGTGCCACCGCGTTTGGCATTCTGCTGTCCGAGGGCATCGGCGACACCATTCGCGTGTCGCTGTCGGCGCCCCCTGTCGAGGAGGTCAAGGTCGGCCTGCAGATCTTGCAGTCGCTGAACCTTCGCGAGCGCAAGCTTGAGATCGTGTCGTGCCCATCGTGTGGCCGCGCGCAGGTCGACGTGTACACGCTCGCCGAGGAGGTCACCAAGGGCCTTGAGGGCATGACGGTGCCGCTGCGCGTCGCTGTCATGGGATGCGTCGTGAACGGCCCCGGCGAGGCGCGCGAGGCAGACCTCGGTGTCGCCTCGGGCAACGGCAAGGGCCAGATCTTCGTGAAGGGCGAGGTCATCAAGACCGTTCCCGAGTCCGAGATTGTCGCCACCCTGATCGAGGAAGCGAACCGTATCGCCGACGAGATGGGGCACGAGCGCGAGTCCGGCGCCCCGGAGGTTCTCGCCGTCAAGTAGCGATCGCTACGCTCTCGCGGCCCCAGCCGCCAGCACGGTCCGGGCCCCAACAGGCCCCGACTGCCAGCGCGGCCCCGGTGCCGATGCGGCCCCAATCCATGCGATCTGCAGATCGTATCCAGGATTGGGGCCGTTCTTGCATTTCAACTGCAGATCTCCAGACGTGCGTTCGAGGGGACCCGGCTTGCACGACTATACACTGTGAGTATACGCTCGGTGTATGGCAACCATGGACTCCTCACATGCCCTCCTCGGGCTGCTCGGAACGGGCTCAGGCTACGGGTACGACCTGAAGCACGACTACGATCGGCATTTCGGCGCAGAGAAGCCGCTCGCGTTCGGGCAGGTGTATGCGACGCTCGCTCGCCTCATGAAGCACGGCTTCATCGCGCTGCTCGGCGACGAAGCCGGAGGCGGGCCAGACCGCAAACGCTACGAGATTACGCCGGCCGGCCGCGCCGAGCTCGAAGATTGGCTGTTCTCCGCTGACACCCCCTCGCCGGCGCTCCAGAGCAACCTGTTCGCGAAGACGATCATCGCGCTGTTGCTCGACGACGACGCCGCACGGCTGCTCGATCTCCAGCGTGCCGAACACCTCGAGCGGATGCGCGAGCTGACGCGGCGAAAGTTGGGCGCTGATCTTGCCACGGTGCTCGTCTGCGACCACGCACTGTTCCACATCGAGGCTGACCTCCGGTGGATCGAGCTCACTTCGGCAAGGCTCGGCGAACTGCGGTCGGAGGTGGCGCGATGAATCCCGTGCTCAGCGTCAGCGGCATCGAACGGTCATTCGGCATGGACGTCGCCCTGCGCGGCGTCGACCTCGACGTCGCGCAGGGCGAGATCCTCGCGATCATGGGGCCATCGGGTTCCGGCAAGTCGACACTGCTGCACATCCTCGCCGGAGTGCTCACTCCCGACGCCGGCACCGCGACCTACCGCGACCCGGCAACCAGCGAGACCGCGGAACTCAGCGCGCTCGGCGAGGCGGCACGGGCGAAGCTTCGGCTCAGCGAATTCGGCTTCATCTTCCAATTCGGGCAGCTGCTCCCGGACCTCAGCGCGGTCGACAACGTATCGTTGCCGCTGTTGCTCGCCGGGCAGCCTCGAAAAGTCGCGCTCCGGCAGGCGCGCCGGTGGCTTGAGCGCCTGGGGCTCGACGCCCACGCGCAGAAGCTTCCGTCGGAGCTGTCGGGCGGCCAAGCGCAGCGCGTCGCGATCGCCCGCGCACTCGTCACCGCCCCCAAAGTGATCTTTGCCGACGAGCCGACAGGGGCGCTCGACTCCCTCTCTGCTGAGCAGGTGATGCTCACGCTCACCGAGCTTTCCCGCGCCTCAGGAACGACGGTGGTGCTCGTCACACACGACGCACGCACCGCCGCGTACGCGGACCGTGAGATCGTCGTGCGCGACGGCAAGCTGTCGGGGCTGGCCCGATGAAGGCGCTGACACTCGGCTGGGTGCTTGCCTCGCGAGAGCGTGGCGGGTCGAAACGCCTCGTCGGCATCGCCGCGGGTGTCGCGGTCGGCGTCGCGCTGCTGTTGCTCGTCATCGCGGCCTACCAGGCGCTCGGCGACCGGAGCGCCCGGTCGACCTGGCCACTCGATAGTGCCTTCAAGACGGGCCAGGTCGCCGAGCTCGAGTTCGGCGACGACACCCTGTGGGTCGCGCCGAGCGGCATGCTCGGAGCCCCGGGCGACTACTACGACGGCCAGGCGATCACGCGGGTCTCGATCGCGGCGACCCCGCAGTCGACGGTCGCGGTGCCGGGCATCGAGCGCGCCCCGCAACCGGGGGAGTACTACGCCTCGCCTGCACTCGCGGCGCTGATCGACGGCACCCCCGCGGACGAGCTCGGGGACCGCTTCGGCACGCGGATCGGCATCGTCGGCCCCGATGCGCTCCTCGGCCCAGAAACCATGCTCGCGATCGTCGGCGCCGACGCAGCCGCCGTCGAACCGATGCTCGGAGCGAGCCTGCACGCGGAACTCTCAGGCGTCCGCTTCCCGACACCCGCGTACGCGATGATCGCGATTGTCGGCGGGATCGCCGTCCTCTTCCCCGTCGTCGTACTCATCTCGATCGTCACCAAGCTCGGGCAGGCCGCACGTACCGAGCGGTTCTCGACGATCCGGCTCATCGGCGCATCGCCGCGGCTCGTCGCCATGCTCGCGGCGCTCGAGGCCGTCGTCCCAGCGCTCGCCGGGGCGCTCGCCGGAGTCGGGCTCTTCTACGCCGTTCGTCCGCTCGCGGCGCTCGTCGAGATCGAAGGATCACGATTCTTCGTGAGCGACCTCGCCGTTCCTGCCTGGGCGATGATCGCCGCCGCACTCGGGACGGCACTGCTCGCCGGCCTGGTCGCGTTCGGTACCGCGCTGCGCACCGGCCTGGGGCCGCTCGGCGGAAGCCGCGAACAGCAGGAGCGCCGGCCTCGATGGTGGTCGCTTGTGCCGCTTGGGCTCGGCGCGGTCGTGATCGCCGCGCCCGCAGTCGTCGCAGCCGCGGGGCTCGACGTGCGGGTCCCCGACGTCGCCGTCCTTGTCGGGTTCATTCTCATCACCGTTGGACTCGTGCTCGCCGGGCCGTGGCTTGCCGCTGCCGTCAGCCGCTTCGGCGCCCGACGCGCGAACGATGCGGCAGGGGTGCTCGCGATGCGCAGGATCGCACGCCACCCGCGCGCAACCTTCCGGTCGGTGAGTGGCCTCGTGCTCGCGCTGTTCGTGGTGACGGTGTTCGCTGTCGGAACGACGACAGAGATCGTTGACGAGGTCGCCGACGTGCCGGCGACCGAACTCGTGCCTGCCGACGCGCTGGTTACGAACCTCGGGTTCGAAGCCGACGAAGCGGAACAGGAGCGGGCGCTCGCTCGCGTCGCCGCCGCTGACGGGGTCGACCGCGTCGTTCGGGTCGGCTGGTACGACGACGAGACCGCGGGCGCTGACGGTGAGCAGGGCGACGCCGGCGACGCGTCCGCCGAGGCGAACGGCGAAGCGCTCGGTGGCGGCTTCGTCGTGTCGGCGGCGGACGCGGCGGCGCTCGGCCTCGACGCGGGGAGCGCCGAGTGGCTGTGGATCGAACAGCCCTACTTCAGCCCCTTCGAGATCGGCAGAGACATTGACACCGCCCCGATGACCGCAGCGGCCGCTGCCACCGCGACGCCGGCGCTCGTCACCGTGCTCACCGACGGGCAACCTGGCTCGCGTGAGCGGGCGCGGACCGCCATAACGACCAGCGGCCTCACTGTCGCTGGCCTGCCAGCGACGCGGGCGGAGAGTACAGATGCGAGCGCGACCCGGTTCGCGCGGCAGTACGTCAGCCTTGCCTGGATCGGGATCCTGATCGCCACGCTCATCTCGGCGATCTCGCTGTCTGTCTCGACAGTCGCGGGCATGATCGATCGACGGCGCCAGCTTGGCCTGTTGCGGCTGAGCGGGATGCCAGCAGCGACGCTCCGGCGAATGATTGTGGTCGAGACCGCGCTGCCGCTCGCGACGGTGTTCCTGCTCACGGTCGGCCTCGGCTTCCTCACCGCGTGGGCCGTCGTCGTCGCGTTGAGCGGGGGCGACCGAGGCGTGACGCTCCCCGACGTCGGCTACCTCGGGCTCATCGGGATCTGCCTGGGGCTCGCTGCCGCCGCGATCCTCGTCGTGTTCCGCACAGTGCGAAGTGAGCTGCCGCTCGCCGCGACCCGGTTCGAATAGGGCGCGGAGGAGTCAGGCCGCGACGAGCTCGATCGTGCCGGTCGCGACATCGGCCCGCACCACTCGGACGCGGGCGTGGCGTCCCGCGACGAGCGCGCCGCCCGGATTGGGGACGCGCGCGGTGACGGCAGGGTCAACGATCTGCACTCGCGCGGTCTCGCCGCGAGCTTCGAGCACGACCGCGTCAAACGCTTCCCCGGCGCGGTCGCGGAGCAGCGCGGCCTCGATCCTGTCGAGCGCCTCCGAGTTGAGCCTGCCCGCGATCGCGGCTGAGGATCGCATGAGCCCGGGGACCTCGCCGAGGCTCGCGAGCGCCCACTCCGGCACATCGCGGCCAGCGCAGAGGGCCTCGCAGATCGCGAGCCCCCACCTGTCGACGAGCCGCCGAAGTGGTGCGGTCACGTGCGCGTACGGGGCCGCGATCGCGGCCTGCTCGGGATGCTCGGGCGGTGCGAGCGTCACGCCGTCGTGCGTCACGCCGAACGCGGCGTAATCCGCGCCGCGGAAGAGGCTTGACGCGGCGTGCAGCACGGCGGCGCCCGCCGGCGTGTCAGCTGGGACGGTTCGGAGGTATTCGCCGTAAGGGATGCCGTCCGGCCAGGGGAGCCCGAGCGCAGCGACGCGGCCGTGAAACTCGGCGAGCGCGGTGGCGTCGGGCGGCAACATCGTGCGAAGGATCCCGATCCCGCCGTCAAGCATGATCCTGCCTGCCGCCATCCCGGTGAGGAGGGACAGCTGGGCGTTCCACTCCTCGACACGGAGCGGGAACCGGCGCTCGATCCGGTAGCCGTGCTCGTCGCGGACAACCTCCTCTTCGGCCATGTTCAGGCTCGCACCGCCGCGCGCCCGCTCGCAGGCGATCCGGAGCTCGCCGACCACCGGGAGAAGCGCGAGGGCCGCGGCTGCGGCTGCGGTGCCTGTGGGCGGGGCCCCGGCACCCGCGGCACCGGTGCCAGGCCCGGCCGTGCCCGAATCGACAGCGACCTGCGCCGACGCATAGTCGAGCTTCGCGCGGGAACGGATCCGGGCGCGCTCGACGCGGGCAGGGCCGACATCCGCCCCGTCGAGCGCGGCACGGCCATCGGCGTCGAGCTCGATCGTCCAGACGAACGCGCTCCGATCCTCGTTCGGGAGCAGCGAGGCGCGCCCCTCACTGAGTTCGCGCGGGTGCAGCGGCACCGACCCGTCCGGAAGATAGAGGGTCTGGCCGCGGCGCCGTGCCTCGGCGTCGAGCGCGCCGCACGGCGCCACAAAGCCCGGCACGTCGGCGATCGCGTAGCGGAGCATGAACCCGGCGCGGCCGGTGCGCTCGATATGGAACGCCTGGTCGAGGTCACGCGACTCCGCTGGGTCGAGCGTCACAAACTCGATGTCGCGGAGGTCGAGATCGGGGACGGGCGGCGCGGCCGAGACGGCCTCTGCGAGCGCTTCCGGTGGGAACGCGTCGACGATCCCGTTCGCCTCCCTGAGCGCGGTGAGCGCCGCGGCGAGCTGGCCGCCTGGCGCGTGAGGTGCGATGTGCGTCCGCCTGCTGGGCATGGTCGTAGCCTAGCGCCTCGGCCCCAACAAACTCCTAGACTGGGGGCATGACAGCCGCAGCGAGTGACCAGACCACGGAAGCCGTAGACGCCCTTCTCAAAGTGGCCGGGGTGACGCAGCAGCGCGGGCTCGTTCGGAGGATCGTCGAGGCAGGCCTCGGGCTGTCCGCAGACGCCGCTTCACGGCTGGACCTGAAGATCTCTGCCGCGGCGCTCGAAGAGATGCGGGAGGCCTTCGCCCTATTCGCCCCCTACGCTGGCGTGCGGAAGGCGACGATCTTCGGGTCCGCGCGCACGCAGCCGGGCGACCTGCTCTACACCGCGGCGGAGGCGAGCGCGCGGGCACTCTCGGACGACGACTGGATGGTCGTGACCGGCGCCGGTCCAGGGATCATGGAGGCCGCCGCAATCGGGGCAGGCGCCGAGCACTCCCTCGGGGTCTCGATCCGGCTGCCCTTCGAGGAAGAGCCGAATGCGTTCGTCGCGAACGATGAACGGCACGTCGCGATGAAGTACTTCTTCACCCGGAAGCTCATGCTCGTGAAGGAATCGAGCGCCTTCATCTGCCTGCCCGGCGGATTCGGCACGATGGACGGGACGTTCGAGCTACTCACCCTGCAGCAGACGGGAAAGATGGCGCCCGTACCGATCGTACTGCTCGACCGGCCGGGCGGAACCTACTGGGAGGGATTCAAGAGCTTCGTGCTCAACGAGCTCGAGCGCGGGGGCTTCGTCACGCCGGGCGACCTCGACCGCGTCCTCATCACGGACTCCGCAGACGCCGCCGTCGAGCACGTGCACGGTTTCTGGAGCAACTACACGGACCTGCGCTGGTTCCCGACCCACGTGCCAGGCGAGCGTGACGCGCTGCTGCTGTACGTGCGGACGGCTCCGACCGCGGCGCAGCTTGCCGAGCTCACCGAACGCTTTGGGTTCATGCTCGCGGCCGGAGCGATTGAGGTCGTGGAGCCCTACGCCGAAGAAGGATCGGAGCGCGCCAACCTCGTGCGGGTACGCCTGGTGCCCCGGCCGCACGCGATCGGGGAACTCTACCGGCTCATCTGGGCGTTGAACGAGATGGTGCCCGGCGACCCGTCGACGGAGGAATAGCCGTGGGCGCGGCACCCGGCTCAGGCGACGACGCGTTTCGTGCCGCGCTCGCGGACGCGCGTACGGAGGTCGCCGGACGCCTGGCCGATCTCGAGCGCACCCTGGCCGAGCTTGTGCGCAGCCGCGAGTCAGCGAACGATGACGACGAGCACGACCCTGAGGGCGTGACGCTCTCCTCCGAGTGGTCCCGGCTCAGCGGCCTCGCGGACGCGGCGCGCACCGAACTCGCCGAGGCAGACGTGGCGCTCGAGCGGTGGGCGGCAGGCCGCTATGGTGTGTGCGAGAACTGCGGTGGGCCGATCCCTGTCGAGCGGCTCGAGGTGCGCCCGTTCGCGACGCGCTGCGTGCCGTGCGCGAGTCTGCGGCGCTGACAGGAGCCGTCGACGTGCGACGCCGCGGGGCGGTTGTCCACAGATCGCGCGAGGCGGTCGCCGTGCGCGGGGCTCGTCGCAATCCTTGAGACATGAACAGGCCCGCACGCCAGTTGCCAGCAGACCTCGGCGACGCGTTTCTGCGGTCGGAGGCGATCGCCGCTGGCGTC
Protein-coding regions in this window:
- a CDS encoding L-serine ammonia-lyase produces the protein MAISVFDLFSVGIGPSSSHTVGPMRAGHAFVAGIAARGQLDGVAGLRVDLFGSLAATGHGHGTFTAVLLGLEGFDPETVLPSEVESALARIEETGELRVGAELGTAALGAGPAIVPFGVADMVLRPLTVLETHTNGMRFAALDAAGEVLDEQTYYSVGGGFIVRDGAEEKILDRLAEQLAEQPYPFTTAAELLVHSESNGLSIAEVMLANELVSRDEEAVRDGLAHIWDVMEACKNSALTRTGVLPGGLNVRRRAPEWHRKLSEQDPDRDPVFWQEWINLVALAVNEENASGGRVVTAPTNGAAGIIPAVLFYATHYAPGAATWSAEEKQRVVVDFLLAAAAVGVLFKEQASISGAEVGCQGEVGSASSMAAAGLAQILGGTPQQVENAAEIAMEHNLGLTCDPIGGLVQIPCIERNAIAASKAINAAKMALMGDGEHHVTLDEVIITMRETGKDMSDKYKETARGGLAVNVIEC
- a CDS encoding M50 family metallopeptidase — encoded protein: MTTVLLYALGILIIVLLLGISIALHEIGHLLPAKLFGVKVTQYMIGFGRTIWSRKKGETEYGVKMLPLGGYVAMIGMYPPSKPGEAPRESTTGFLNSVVEDAPVKVGKKHGESIVDEITRVGDVAPAAPSDAGPGNTGPSDADASVAAGQDETEYRRGLAGWVDEARDASAETIPDGEDHRSFYRLPVWKKIIVMAGGPLMNLVLAFLFFGIVISGFGVAQSSTTLAQVSECLVPAGSTQTSCGTDDPAAPAAAAGLQPGDTLVAVNGTKIEDWEQFRSIVASSPGLTLQVEIERNGKSDIMALTPEANERILADSSGKAVLNEDGTPKTESVGMIGATPGSEVVQRPIAEVPAFVGENVKNVAGVIVNLPARLVDVWQAAFGAEERDPNGPMGVVGIGRLAGEVVSMDEAPLAARAQFIFSLAGSLNVALFVFNLVPLMPLDGGHIAGAIYEAIKRGWARLRGKPDPGPVDTAKMVPVTFVVVIALGAMSLLLMYADIVKPVALFG
- the ispG gene encoding flavodoxin-dependent (E)-4-hydroxy-3-methylbut-2-enyl-diphosphate synthase, with amino-acid sequence MPKVPEVLAPRRKTRQIKVGSVGVGSDSQISVQSMTTTPTTDINGTLQQIAELTAAGCDIVRVAVPSQDDADVLHIIAKKSQIPVIADIHFQPRYIYAAIDAGCAAVRVNPGNIRQFDGNVGAIAKAAKDAGVSLRIGVNAGSLDRRLLQKYGKPTAEALVESAVWEASLFEEHDFHDFKISVKHNDPIVMTKAYRQLAAAGDWPLHLGVTEAGPAFQGTIKSATAFGILLSEGIGDTIRVSLSAPPVEEVKVGLQILQSLNLRERKLEIVSCPSCGRAQVDVYTLAEEVTKGLEGMTVPLRVAVMGCVVNGPGEAREADLGVASGNGKGQIFVKGEVIKTVPESEIVATLIEEANRIADEMGHERESGAPEVLAVK
- a CDS encoding PadR family transcriptional regulator — encoded protein: MATMDSSHALLGLLGTGSGYGYDLKHDYDRHFGAEKPLAFGQVYATLARLMKHGFIALLGDEAGGGPDRKRYEITPAGRAELEDWLFSADTPSPALQSNLFAKTIIALLLDDDAARLLDLQRAEHLERMRELTRRKLGADLATVLVCDHALFHIEADLRWIELTSARLGELRSEVAR
- a CDS encoding ABC transporter ATP-binding protein; translated protein: MNPVLSVSGIERSFGMDVALRGVDLDVAQGEILAIMGPSGSGKSTLLHILAGVLTPDAGTATYRDPATSETAELSALGEAARAKLRLSEFGFIFQFGQLLPDLSAVDNVSLPLLLAGQPRKVALRQARRWLERLGLDAHAQKLPSELSGGQAQRVAIARALVTAPKVIFADEPTGALDSLSAEQVMLTLTELSRASGTTVVLVTHDARTAAYADREIVVRDGKLSGLAR
- a CDS encoding FtsX-like permease family protein codes for the protein MKALTLGWVLASRERGGSKRLVGIAAGVAVGVALLLLVIAAYQALGDRSARSTWPLDSAFKTGQVAELEFGDDTLWVAPSGMLGAPGDYYDGQAITRVSIAATPQSTVAVPGIERAPQPGEYYASPALAALIDGTPADELGDRFGTRIGIVGPDALLGPETMLAIVGADAAAVEPMLGASLHAELSGVRFPTPAYAMIAIVGGIAVLFPVVVLISIVTKLGQAARTERFSTIRLIGASPRLVAMLAALEAVVPALAGALAGVGLFYAVRPLAALVEIEGSRFFVSDLAVPAWAMIAAALGTALLAGLVAFGTALRTGLGPLGGSREQQERRPRWWSLVPLGLGAVVIAAPAVVAAAGLDVRVPDVAVLVGFILITVGLVLAGPWLAAAVSRFGARRANDAAGVLAMRRIARHPRATFRSVSGLVLALFVVTVFAVGTTTEIVDEVADVPATELVPADALVTNLGFEADEAEQERALARVAAADGVDRVVRVGWYDDETAGADGEQGDAGDASAEANGEALGGGFVVSAADAAALGLDAGSAEWLWIEQPYFSPFEIGRDIDTAPMTAAAAATATPALVTVLTDGQPGSRERARTAITTSGLTVAGLPATRAESTDASATRFARQYVSLAWIGILIATLISAISLSVSTVAGMIDRRRQLGLLRLSGMPAATLRRMIVVETALPLATVFLLTVGLGFLTAWAVVVALSGGDRGVTLPDVGYLGLIGICLGLAAAAILVVFRTVRSELPLAATRFE
- a CDS encoding RNB domain-containing ribonuclease, yielding MPSRRTHIAPHAPGGQLAAALTALREANGIVDAFPPEALAEAVSAAPPVPDLDLRDIEFVTLDPAESRDLDQAFHIERTGRAGFMLRYAIADVPGFVAPCGALDAEARRRGQTLYLPDGSVPLHPRELSEGRASLLPNEDRSAFVWTIELDADGRAALDGADVGPARVERARIRSRAKLDYASAQVAVDSGTAGPGTGAAGAGAPPTGTAAAAAALALLPVVGELRIACERARGGASLNMAEEEVVRDEHGYRIERRFPLRVEEWNAQLSLLTGMAAGRIMLDGGIGILRTMLPPDATALAEFHGRVAALGLPWPDGIPYGEYLRTVPADTPAGAAVLHAASSLFRGADYAAFGVTHDGVTLAPPEHPEQAAIAAPYAHVTAPLRRLVDRWGLAICEALCAGRDVPEWALASLGEVPGLMRSSAAIAGRLNSEALDRIEAALLRDRAGEAFDAVVLEARGETARVQIVDPAVTARVPNPGGALVAGRHARVRVVRADVATGTIELVAA
- a CDS encoding LOG family protein, with the translated sequence MTAAASDQTTEAVDALLKVAGVTQQRGLVRRIVEAGLGLSADAASRLDLKISAAALEEMREAFALFAPYAGVRKATIFGSARTQPGDLLYTAAEASARALSDDDWMVVTGAGPGIMEAAAIGAGAEHSLGVSIRLPFEEEPNAFVANDERHVAMKYFFTRKLMLVKESSAFICLPGGFGTMDGTFELLTLQQTGKMAPVPIVLLDRPGGTYWEGFKSFVLNELERGGFVTPGDLDRVLITDSADAAVEHVHGFWSNYTDLRWFPTHVPGERDALLLYVRTAPTAAQLAELTERFGFMLAAGAIEVVEPYAEEGSERANLVRVRLVPRPHAIGELYRLIWALNEMVPGDPSTEE
- a CDS encoding TraR/DksA family transcriptional regulator, producing MGAAPGSGDDAFRAALADARTEVAGRLADLERTLAELVRSRESANDDDEHDPEGVTLSSEWSRLSGLADAARTELAEADVALERWAAGRYGVCENCGGPIPVERLEVRPFATRCVPCASLRR